In Cedecea neteri, a single genomic region encodes these proteins:
- the csgA gene encoding curli major subunit CsgA gives MNLFKVAALAALIVSAGAMATYPQQAQHSTLKIYQQGNGNNATALQSNAFYSKTEIKQLGTVNGAKVGQGSDSSDIKLLQDGYGNNATLSQWNGKNAQIDVQQFGTNNGAVVNQTASSSLVSVTQFGNGNHATASQY, from the coding sequence ATGAATCTTTTCAAAGTGGCAGCATTAGCAGCACTGATTGTTTCCGCAGGTGCAATGGCGACCTATCCGCAACAGGCTCAGCACTCGACCTTGAAAATATATCAGCAGGGTAACGGAAATAATGCTACTGCGCTGCAGTCGAATGCGTTCTATTCGAAGACTGAAATTAAACAGCTGGGCACGGTGAATGGTGCCAAAGTTGGCCAGGGCTCTGACAGCAGCGATATTAAATTGCTGCAGGACGGCTACGGTAACAATGCCACCCTCAGCCAGTGGAACGGGAAAAACGCGCAGATTGATGTTCAGCAGTTCGGGACCAACAACGGAGCAGTGGTTAATCAGACGGCATCCAGCTCCCTGGTGTCGGTCACCCAGTTCGGCAACGGTAACCACGCCACGGCTTCTCAGTACTAA
- the csgC gene encoding curli assembly chaperone CsgC: protein MHTLVLLAALSSQLTFNTRQQENIYTITPVVTLAADCQCTMTLAATKTGPSGNSSSHQSRELFIKAHEAVDLSQLSLNIDPGDSVTVTVTLSDGKAFHLEQQWQNPGKS from the coding sequence ATGCATACCCTGGTATTGCTTGCCGCACTCTCAAGCCAGCTGACGTTTAATACCCGGCAGCAGGAAAACATCTACACCATAACGCCTGTCGTCACGCTGGCGGCGGATTGCCAGTGCACCATGACGCTGGCGGCAACCAAAACCGGCCCGTCGGGGAACAGTTCCAGCCACCAAAGCAGAGAACTGTTTATAAAAGCGCATGAGGCCGTTGATCTGTCGCAGCTAAGTTTGAATATTGACCCCGGCGACAGCGTCACGGTCACTGTTACCCTGAGCGACGGAAAAGCCTTTCACCTTGAGCAGCAGTGGCAAAATCCGGGGAAGTCTTGA
- a CDS encoding outer membrane lipoprotein carrier protein LolA, whose product MKKSLLLSLLLVAQVTGAVTLDDIQKRFAVVPVMRAQFEQERQIKGMAQPLHSSGRIVVTKHKGLWWQQRQPFPMGLVVGENRMIQVMGNQPPQAITAENNPQMFQFNQLLRTLFYLDRKALEKDFISEFSDLGEGKWRLVLIPFEKTLSGLFRSITLYGEKSLDRIELNDVEDDATEITFTHHQFEPRRLSQEERKRLAF is encoded by the coding sequence GTGAAAAAAAGTTTGCTTCTTTCTCTTTTGCTTGTGGCGCAGGTGACCGGGGCGGTAACGCTGGATGACATCCAAAAGCGATTTGCCGTCGTGCCGGTAATGCGGGCGCAGTTTGAGCAGGAGCGTCAGATAAAAGGGATGGCGCAACCGCTGCATTCCAGCGGGCGGATTGTGGTGACAAAACATAAGGGGCTGTGGTGGCAGCAGCGCCAGCCTTTCCCGATGGGACTGGTTGTCGGGGAGAATCGGATGATTCAGGTGATGGGAAACCAGCCGCCGCAGGCGATCACCGCGGAGAACAATCCGCAAATGTTTCAGTTCAATCAGCTGCTGCGTACGCTGTTTTACCTCGACCGAAAAGCGCTTGAGAAAGATTTTATCAGCGAGTTTTCCGACCTGGGGGAGGGGAAATGGCGACTGGTATTGATTCCCTTTGAGAAAACGCTCAGCGGGCTGTTCCGCTCGATTACGCTTTATGGTGAGAAGTCGCTGGACCGGATTGAGCTGAATGACGTGGAGGATGACGCCACGGAGATAACGTTTACGCACCATCAGTTTGAGCCCCGCAGACTTAGTCAGGAAGAGCGCAAACGCCTTGCCTTCTAA
- the fhuD gene encoding Fe(3+)-hydroxamate ABC transporter substrate-binding protein FhuD, protein MDVSLSRRRLLALASLLPLAAVLPCQAESRRFDVTRIIALEWRPVEMLLALGIMPMAIADKRNYHRWVGEPKLPESVVDVGLRNEPNRELMQRLTPSLFLISKGFGPAESDLTPIAPCWSTAFNDASGRPLALLEKDLLRLGQFLGREQQATDHLAHFHQQMAATRAKLPGNPNPLVMFSFLDSRRVMIFGRNSLFNDLLERLGMRNAWDGKTNAWGSAIVGIETLVRLKNVTAVCFMHGDDDPVKTVAKSALWQVMPFVREGQLHLLPAVWFYGGSFSALRFCQLLPEALCA, encoded by the coding sequence ATGGACGTTTCTCTCAGCCGCCGACGCCTGCTGGCTTTAGCCTCGCTGCTGCCTCTGGCGGCCGTTCTCCCCTGCCAGGCTGAATCCCGCCGCTTTGATGTCACACGTATTATTGCCCTGGAATGGCGACCGGTTGAAATGCTGCTGGCGCTAGGAATTATGCCGATGGCGATTGCCGATAAGCGTAATTATCACCGCTGGGTAGGGGAGCCAAAGTTGCCTGAATCCGTCGTTGATGTTGGCCTGAGAAACGAGCCCAATCGCGAGCTGATGCAGCGTCTCACTCCTTCTCTCTTTCTGATTTCCAAAGGCTTCGGTCCGGCTGAGTCAGATTTAACACCTATCGCTCCCTGTTGGTCGACGGCCTTTAATGATGCCTCTGGCCGCCCGCTGGCGCTGCTGGAAAAAGATCTTCTGAGGCTCGGACAGTTTTTAGGGCGGGAGCAGCAGGCTACCGACCATCTGGCCCATTTTCACCAGCAGATGGCCGCCACTCGTGCAAAGCTGCCAGGTAATCCCAACCCGCTGGTGATGTTTTCATTTCTTGATAGCCGCCGGGTGATGATCTTTGGCCGCAACAGCTTGTTTAACGACCTGCTGGAACGGCTGGGGATGCGTAACGCCTGGGACGGGAAAACCAATGCCTGGGGAAGCGCCATCGTGGGTATTGAAACCCTGGTCAGGCTGAAAAATGTCACAGCGGTTTGCTTTATGCACGGCGATGATGATCCGGTTAAAACGGTGGCGAAATCTGCGCTATGGCAGGTTATGCCTTTTGTGCGCGAGGGGCAGTTACACCTGCTGCCAGCGGTATGGTTTTACGGCGGCAGCTTCTCGGCGCTACGTTTTTGCCAGCTCCTGCCGGAGGCACTGTGCGCATAA
- the fhuB gene encoding Fe(3+)-hydroxamate ABC transporter permease FhuB, translated as MVLRRQLLGATFLPAPAGGTVRIILLLLCAFTLFLTGYNFQQMLPAGLWWQAITLPQVTDVSQMLFHYSLLPRTVLALLTGAGLALAGCLFQHILRNPLAEPATLGVAAGAQLGLTLATLFLAGAGETGKQLAALAGAMAVGSIVLGAAWGKRMSPVTLILAGLVLGLYCGAVKSFLVLFNHERLQNLFIWSSGMLNQYDWAGVEFLWPRLLAVLLLIVLMIRPLGMLALDDTVLRGLGMKLALVRVGGLFLALLLSSMLVSVVGVIGFIGLFAPVLAGMFGVRRLLPKLLASMATGALLLLLSDQLVLWVGSYWQELPTGAVTALVGAPLMLWLLPRLRHQRLAASDDASAIAERRLSPGAVLLIIAVLALVALLVLGVGRESAGWFIGIQEMWQWRWPRVLSALAAGAMLAAAGTLVQKMTGNPMASPEVLGVSSGAACAIVLLIFLVPGDVSAWQLPAGFAGAAFTLMAMLVLARTGLAPGRLLLTGVALSTVFATLLTLYLASGDPRSGSVLTWLSGSTWKVTGQQALVSGGMALALIGLTPLVRRWLAILPLGGETAQALGVALSQSRISILVLAAGLVAAATLCVGPLSFVGLMAPHMARMLGFRRAMPQLIVAIAIGAGLMLLADWLGRSLIFPFQIPAGLLATLCGAPYFIWLLRKA; from the coding sequence ATGGTTTTACGGCGGCAGCTTCTCGGCGCTACGTTTTTGCCAGCTCCTGCCGGAGGCACTGTGCGCATAATCCTGCTTTTACTCTGTGCCTTCACGCTGTTTTTGACCGGCTACAACTTCCAGCAAATGCTGCCTGCCGGGCTCTGGTGGCAAGCGATAACGTTGCCTCAGGTGACCGATGTTTCGCAGATGCTGTTTCACTACAGCCTGCTGCCGCGAACCGTGCTTGCGCTGCTTACCGGCGCCGGACTGGCGCTGGCTGGCTGCCTGTTTCAGCATATTCTGCGCAACCCTCTGGCCGAACCGGCCACCCTTGGCGTTGCGGCTGGGGCACAGTTGGGGCTGACCCTGGCGACGCTGTTTTTGGCTGGGGCAGGGGAAACCGGCAAACAGCTGGCGGCGCTGGCTGGTGCAATGGCCGTGGGCAGCATTGTGCTCGGGGCTGCCTGGGGGAAACGTATGTCGCCGGTCACGTTGATACTTGCCGGACTTGTGCTGGGACTGTATTGCGGGGCAGTGAAAAGTTTCCTTGTGCTGTTCAACCATGAACGCCTGCAAAACCTGTTTATCTGGAGCAGCGGGATGCTTAACCAGTACGACTGGGCTGGCGTGGAGTTTCTTTGGCCGAGGCTGCTGGCCGTGCTGCTACTCATCGTATTGATGATTCGCCCGCTGGGTATGCTGGCCCTGGATGACACCGTATTACGTGGGCTGGGGATGAAACTGGCTCTGGTGCGCGTGGGTGGGCTATTTTTGGCGCTGCTGCTGAGTTCGATGCTGGTCAGTGTGGTGGGCGTGATCGGATTTATCGGCCTGTTTGCTCCGGTTCTGGCCGGGATGTTTGGCGTCAGACGCCTGCTGCCTAAACTTCTGGCTTCGATGGCGACGGGGGCGCTCCTGCTTTTACTTAGCGATCAACTGGTTCTCTGGGTTGGAAGCTACTGGCAAGAACTGCCGACCGGCGCCGTGACGGCGTTGGTGGGGGCACCGTTAATGCTGTGGTTATTGCCTCGCCTGCGCCATCAGCGTCTGGCGGCTTCTGATGATGCCAGCGCGATTGCGGAACGCCGACTTTCCCCCGGTGCGGTATTGCTGATTATTGCGGTTTTGGCGCTGGTGGCCTTGCTGGTGCTGGGCGTTGGGCGGGAAAGCGCAGGCTGGTTTATTGGCATACAAGAAATGTGGCAGTGGCGCTGGCCGAGGGTGCTGTCGGCGCTTGCCGCGGGCGCAATGCTGGCGGCGGCGGGTACACTAGTGCAAAAAATGACCGGCAATCCGATGGCCAGCCCCGAAGTGCTGGGCGTGAGTTCCGGCGCGGCCTGCGCCATCGTGTTACTGATATTTCTTGTTCCCGGTGACGTCAGCGCGTGGCAACTGCCAGCAGGCTTTGCAGGTGCGGCATTCACGCTCATGGCGATGCTCGTTTTAGCCCGCACCGGACTGGCTCCGGGAAGGCTTTTACTGACCGGTGTGGCGCTGAGTACCGTCTTCGCCACGCTGCTCACGCTTTATCTGGCCAGCGGAGATCCGCGCAGCGGGTCGGTGCTGACGTGGCTGTCCGGCTCCACCTGGAAAGTGACCGGGCAGCAGGCGCTGGTGAGCGGAGGCATGGCGCTGGCGCTGATTGGGCTCACGCCCCTGGTGCGACGCTGGCTCGCCATATTGCCGCTGGGCGGTGAGACGGCTCAGGCCCTGGGCGTGGCCCTGAGCCAATCGCGTATCAGTATCCTGGTGCTGGCAGCCGGACTAGTCGCTGCCGCAACGCTCTGCGTGGGGCCACTGAGTTTTGTTGGGTTGATGGCACCGCACATGGCAAGAATGCTCGGTTTCCGCCGCGCAATGCCCCAGCTTATCGTGGCGATAGCTATCGGGGCCGGGCTGATGCTGCTGGCCGACTGGCTGGGCCGAAGCCTTATCTTCCCGTTCCAGATCCCGGCGGGGTTGTTAGCCACGCTTTGCGGCGCGCCGTACTTTATCTGGCTGTTACGCAAAGCGTGA